A genomic window from Ignavibacteria bacterium includes:
- a CDS encoding acyl-CoA carboxylase subunit beta, with protein sequence MPTDKRITDLLRLHNMREKAKLGGGEKRIKAQHAKGKYLARERIFMLLDPGSFEEYDAFVTHRTTDFGMQEQIFLGDGVITGSGKIDGRLVFVFSQDFTVFGGSLSGAHAEKICKIMDMAEKMGAPVIGLNDSGGARIQEGVISLGGYADIFLRNVLMSGVIPQISAIMGPCAGGAVYSPAITDFIFMVKGKSHMFVTGPNVVKTVTHEEVSFEDLGGAKTHSTKSGVTHFACDDEMQCLQHIRKLVSYIPQNWKEKTPEKKCIDDPERIEMELNHVIPEDNTRPYDMKKIINLVVDQEEKPKTEFDDEIDLNKKEKKTKSSKSLPELVKPGMVSSFFETQDLFAPNIITGFARLDGISVGVIANQPSKMAGVLDVDASVKGARFVRFCDAFNIPLVVFEDVPGFMPGTFQEWRGIIKQGAKLLYAFAEATVPKLTVITRKAYGGAYDVMNSKHIRADYNVAWPGAEIAVMGSAGAAEIIFKKEIDSAKDPKKAFDEKVEEYKEKFANPYEAAKFGYIDDVIEPSETRIKLIKALRMLQTKEQSNPKKRHGNIPL encoded by the coding sequence ATGCCTACAGATAAACGAATTACTGATTTACTGAGACTTCACAATATGCGTGAAAAAGCCAAGCTTGGCGGCGGTGAAAAAAGAATTAAAGCACAGCATGCCAAAGGCAAATATCTTGCCAGGGAAAGGATCTTCATGCTATTGGATCCCGGCAGCTTTGAAGAATACGATGCTTTCGTAACGCATCGTACCACTGATTTCGGCATGCAGGAACAGATCTTTCTGGGTGATGGTGTTATAACAGGCTCAGGTAAAATTGATGGCAGGCTGGTTTTTGTATTCAGCCAGGATTTCACTGTATTCGGCGGCTCGCTTAGCGGAGCGCATGCTGAGAAGATCTGCAAAATAATGGATATGGCAGAGAAGATGGGCGCGCCTGTGATAGGGCTCAATGATTCCGGCGGCGCGAGGATACAGGAAGGCGTAATTTCGCTCGGGGGATATGCTGATATATTTTTACGCAACGTGCTGATGTCAGGTGTTATTCCGCAGATAAGCGCCATTATGGGACCCTGCGCCGGAGGCGCGGTGTATTCACCGGCAATTACAGATTTTATTTTTATGGTTAAGGGCAAAAGCCATATGTTCGTAACGGGTCCGAATGTTGTTAAGACCGTTACACATGAAGAAGTATCATTTGAAGATCTTGGCGGTGCCAAAACACACTCAACAAAATCAGGGGTAACTCATTTTGCATGCGATGATGAAATGCAGTGCCTGCAGCACATAAGGAAGCTGGTGAGCTACATTCCGCAGAACTGGAAGGAAAAAACACCTGAGAAAAAATGCATTGATGACCCTGAGAGAATTGAAATGGAGCTTAACCATGTGATACCCGAGGATAACACAAGGCCATATGATATGAAGAAGATCATTAATCTTGTGGTTGACCAGGAAGAAAAGCCAAAGACAGAATTTGACGATGAAATTGATTTGAATAAAAAAGAGAAAAAAACAAAATCATCAAAATCTCTGCCGGAACTGGTGAAACCGGGAATGGTATCGAGCTTCTTTGAAACACAGGATCTTTTCGCGCCGAATATAATTACCGGCTTTGCAAGGCTTGACGGAATTTCTGTCGGTGTAATTGCAAACCAGCCATCTAAAATGGCGGGTGTGCTGGATGTAGATGCATCTGTAAAGGGAGCAAGGTTCGTAAGGTTCTGCGATGCGTTCAACATCCCGCTGGTAGTATTTGAAGATGTACCGGGCTTTATGCCGGGAACGTTCCAGGAATGGCGCGGAATAATTAAACAGGGCGCGAAGCTGCTGTACGCTTTCGCGGAAGCAACAGTGCCCAAGTTGACTGTAATTACCCGCAAAGCCTACGGCGGAGCGTATGATGTGATGAACAGCAAGCACATACGCGCTGACTATAATGTTGCATGGCCGGGAGCTGAAATTGCCGTGATGGGTTCAGCTGGTGCTGCCGAGATTATTTTTAAGAAGGAAATTGACTCAGCAAAAGACCCGAAGAAGGCATTTGATGAGAAGGTTGAAGAATATAAAGAGAAATTCGCAAATCCTTATGAAGCAGCGAAGTTCGGCTATATTGATGATGTAATTGAGCCATCAGAAACACGCATTAAGCTGATAAAGGC